A region from the Mustela erminea isolate mMusErm1 chromosome 10, mMusErm1.Pri, whole genome shotgun sequence genome encodes:
- the KPRP gene encoding keratinocyte proline-rich protein → MCDQQQIQCCLSLPQCCVKNSSFNASQSPSAKSQVVVQVPCEMQIVQCPAPCPAQVSQVKCQAPSQSQTMQVKCQAPCQSKTTQAKCQASSKSKTTQVKCQAPCQSQISCVQCQGPCQPEVSYVQCEAPCPVQNCYVECAPVCYTETCYLECPVQTFVPPPAPQPVQTYVACSPDSQTQGRFSTQCPYQGSQVRYTPQRQSPASYSNCTPHFRSGASYSTCTPQFQSGTSYRNCTPQRQSRASFSTCAPQCQTRESYGSFPVQRRSQSTSRCLPPRQQQPSYHSCSPPRRSEPYTSCLPSASSSSSYNYCTPPRRSEPIYSSGCPQDPTSGCSRRCGPKCRVEISSPCCPRQVPPQKCRVQIPPIRRCPESCAPRPSWGASCPELRPRPLPSFCPPRRLDQSPERSLQRCPLPAPRSCPRPALRPYPRPEPRARSELHPCPPLRRRSEPCLCPEPHPSPCAAPHPRSVQREFPESRPCPQPCEHPEPSSLPEPIPLPAPCPSPEPCVEPRCYPSPSSGPNAIPCPGDLGCHESSPCRLDTEAPSCGPTGYNQWQGSGDSFGPCDGIPEPQGFSDCGDQGGTCVGVKGGSSAGTKGAYF, encoded by the coding sequence ATGTGTGACCAGCAGCAGATTCAGTGTTGCCTGTCGCTCCCCCAGTGCTGTGTGAAGAATTCCTCCTTCAACGCCTCCCAGTCCCCCAGTGCCAAGAGTCAGGTGGTAGTCCAAGTCCCCTGTGAGATGCAAATTGTGCAGTGTCCTGCACCATGCCCAGCTCAAGTTTCCCAGGTAAAATGCCAGGCTCCAAGCCAGTCCCAAACTATGCAGGTGAAGTGCCAGGCTCCATGTCAGTCTAAGACCACACAAGCAAAGTGCCAGGCTTCAAGTAAGTCTAAGACCACCCAGGTGAAGTGCCAGGCTCCATGTCAGTCTCAAATCTCCTGTGTTCAATGCCAGGGCCCATGCCAGCCTGAGGTTTCCTATGTGCAGTGTGAAGCTCCATGCCCTGTTCAGAACTGCTATGTAGAATGTGCTCCCGTTTGTTATACAGAAACTTGTTACCTGGAATGCCCAGTCCAGACCTTTGTACCCCCTCCAGCTCCTCAGCCTGTCCAGACTTATGTGGCTTGTAGCCCAGATTCCCAGACTCAGGGAAGATTCTCAACCCAGTGCCCGTATCAGGGATCCCAAGTCAGATACACCCCGCAGCGTCAGTCCCCTGCTTCCTACAGCAACTGCACTCCACATTTCCGATCTGGGGCTTCCTACAGCACCTGTACCCCACAGTTCCAATCGGGGACTTCTTACAGGAACTGCACCCCTCAGCGTCAGTCTCGGGCTTCATTTAGCACTTGTGCACCTCAGTGCCAGACACGAGAGTCTTACGGGAGCTTCCCTGTCCAGCGTCGCTCCCAGAGCACCAGCAGATGCCTCCCTCCTCGCCAGCAGCAGCCTTCCTACCACAGCTGTTCCCCTCCAAGACGGTCTGAGCCCTACACCAGCTGTTTGCCATCAGCATCTTCTTCAAGTTCCTACAACTACTGCACCCCACCACGTCGCTCTGAGCCCATCTATAGCAGTGGCTGTCCTCAGGATCCCACTTCAGGCTGCTCTAGGAGATGTGGTCCCAAGTGCCGGGTAGAGATTTCCTCCCCGTGCTGCCCCAGGCAGGTGCCCCCACAAAAGTGTCGGGTTCAGATTCCTCCCATCAGACGCTGCCCTGAGAGCTGTGCCCCACGACCCTCCTGGGGCGCCTCCTGCCCAGAGCTGAGGCCTCGTCCACTCCCAAGCTTCTGTCCACCACGGCGTCTGGATCAGAGTCCAGAGAGATCACTGCAGCGATGCCCGCTTCCTGCTCCACGTTCATGTCCACGTCCTGCTCTACGGCCATATCCACGCCCAGAGCCACGTGCAAGGTCagagctccatccatgtcctccACTGCGGCGTCGTTCAGAACCCTGTCTGTGTCCGGAACCACATCCATCCCCGTGTGCAGCCCCACATCCCAGATCAGTGCAGCGTGAATTTCCCGAATCACGTCCATGTCCACAGCCCTGTGAGCACCCAGAACCTTCCTCACTTCCAGAGCCAATTCCCCTTCCAGCACCCTGCCCAAGCCCAGAGCCATGTGTGGAGCCTAGATGCTATCCCAGCCCAAGTTCAGGACCAAATGCAATCCCATGCCCCGGAGACCTAGGCTGTCATGAGTCCAGCCCATGCCGCCTGGACACCGAGGCCCCCAGCTGTGGCCCAACTGGTTATAACCAGTGGCAAGGAAGTGGTGACAGCTTTGGACCTTGTGATGGGATTCCAGAGCCACAGGGTTTCAGTGATTGTGGAGATCAAGGAGGCACCTGTGTTGGAGTGAAAGGAGGTTCCTCTGCTGGAACAAAGGGTGCTTATTTTTAA